A section of the Hevea brasiliensis isolate MT/VB/25A 57/8 chromosome 17, ASM3005281v1, whole genome shotgun sequence genome encodes:
- the LOC110671370 gene encoding probable mitochondrial adenine nucleotide transporter BTL1 isoform X1 yields MDFETQSQKKKYGAGVFGDVCTVTMMLPKDLEIDKLDPPPPHLRFQLPHFKLSIREFVKTREVGEFLSGALAGAMTKAVLAPLETIRTRMVVGVGSKNISGSFFEIIEQQGWQGLWAGNAINMLRIIPTQAIELGTFEYVKRVMMSTQEKWNQTDCPRVQIGPVSLNFSLSWISPVAVAGAAAGIVSTLACHPLEVLKDRLTVSRDLYPSLGIAITKIYKDGGIGAFYAGISPTLIGMLPYSTCYYFMYETMKNSYCQSRKKKSLNRPEMLLVGALAGFTASTISFPLEVARKRLMVGALQGQCPPHMAAALSEVIREEGLMGLYRGWGASCLKVMPSSGITWMFYEAWKDILIADKRLV; encoded by the exons ATGGATTTTGAAACCCAATCGCAGAAGAAGAAATACGGAGCTGGGGTTTTTGGAGATGTCTGCACTGTTACTATGATGCTTCCCAAAGACCTCGAAATCGATAAGTTGGATCCTCCTCCTCCTCACCTCCGATTTCAACTACCTCATTTCAAGCTCTCTATTAGA GAGTTTGTTAAGACTAGAGAAGTTGGTGAGTTTCTCAGTGGGGCTTTAGCTGGGGCTATGACCAAGGCTGTACTTGCTCCTTTAGAAACCATCAG AACAAGAATGGTCGTTGGTGTTGGATCCAAAAACATCTCTGGTAGTTTCTTTGAGATCATTGAGCAGCAGGGTTGGCAAGGGCTTTGGGCTGGCAATGCAATCAATATGCTTCGTATAATCCCTACCCAGGCTATTGAGCTCGGAACATTTGAGTATGTTAAGCGGGTTATGATGTCAACACAAGAGAAATGGAATCAGACTGACTGTCCAAGAGTGCAAATTGGTCCTGTCAGCTTGAACTTTTCTCTCTCCTGGATTTCCCCAGTTGCAGTAGCTGGTGCTGCTGCTGGAATTGTTAGCACGCTTGCATGCCATCCTCTTGAAGTTTTGAAG GATCGATTGACTGTAAGTCGTGATCTGTACCCTAGTCTAGGCATTGCAATTACCAAAATCTACAAGGATGGAGGGATTGGTGCCTTTTATGCTGGTATTTCGCCTACACTGATTGGCATGCTTCCATACAGTACATGTTACTATTTCATGTACGAGACAATGAAGAATTCTTACTGTCAGTCAAGGAAGAAGAAGTCATTAAACCGTCCAGAGATGCTCTTGGTTGGAGCTCTTGCGG GCTTTACAGCTAGCACCATCAGCTTTCCTTTGGAGGTTGCCAGGAAACGACTAATGGTGGGAGCTTTGCAGGGTCAGTGTCCTCCTCACATGGCAGCAGCACTTTCAGAAGTCATTCGGGAGGAGGGTTTGATGGGACTTTACAGAGGATGGGGTGCAAGTTGTTTAAAAGTCATGCCTTCCTCTGGAATCACTTGGATGTTTTATGAAGCTTGGAAAGATATATTAATTGCCGACAAACGGCTTGTATAA
- the LOC110671370 gene encoding probable mitochondrial adenine nucleotide transporter BTL1 isoform X2, translating to MMLPKDLEIDKLDPPPPHLRFQLPHFKLSIREFVKTREVGEFLSGALAGAMTKAVLAPLETIRTRMVVGVGSKNISGSFFEIIEQQGWQGLWAGNAINMLRIIPTQAIELGTFEYVKRVMMSTQEKWNQTDCPRVQIGPVSLNFSLSWISPVAVAGAAAGIVSTLACHPLEVLKDRLTVSRDLYPSLGIAITKIYKDGGIGAFYAGISPTLIGMLPYSTCYYFMYETMKNSYCQSRKKKSLNRPEMLLVGALAGFTASTISFPLEVARKRLMVGALQGQCPPHMAAALSEVIREEGLMGLYRGWGASCLKVMPSSGITWMFYEAWKDILIADKRLV from the exons ATGATGCTTCCCAAAGACCTCGAAATCGATAAGTTGGATCCTCCTCCTCCTCACCTCCGATTTCAACTACCTCATTTCAAGCTCTCTATTAGA GAGTTTGTTAAGACTAGAGAAGTTGGTGAGTTTCTCAGTGGGGCTTTAGCTGGGGCTATGACCAAGGCTGTACTTGCTCCTTTAGAAACCATCAG AACAAGAATGGTCGTTGGTGTTGGATCCAAAAACATCTCTGGTAGTTTCTTTGAGATCATTGAGCAGCAGGGTTGGCAAGGGCTTTGGGCTGGCAATGCAATCAATATGCTTCGTATAATCCCTACCCAGGCTATTGAGCTCGGAACATTTGAGTATGTTAAGCGGGTTATGATGTCAACACAAGAGAAATGGAATCAGACTGACTGTCCAAGAGTGCAAATTGGTCCTGTCAGCTTGAACTTTTCTCTCTCCTGGATTTCCCCAGTTGCAGTAGCTGGTGCTGCTGCTGGAATTGTTAGCACGCTTGCATGCCATCCTCTTGAAGTTTTGAAG GATCGATTGACTGTAAGTCGTGATCTGTACCCTAGTCTAGGCATTGCAATTACCAAAATCTACAAGGATGGAGGGATTGGTGCCTTTTATGCTGGTATTTCGCCTACACTGATTGGCATGCTTCCATACAGTACATGTTACTATTTCATGTACGAGACAATGAAGAATTCTTACTGTCAGTCAAGGAAGAAGAAGTCATTAAACCGTCCAGAGATGCTCTTGGTTGGAGCTCTTGCGG GCTTTACAGCTAGCACCATCAGCTTTCCTTTGGAGGTTGCCAGGAAACGACTAATGGTGGGAGCTTTGCAGGGTCAGTGTCCTCCTCACATGGCAGCAGCACTTTCAGAAGTCATTCGGGAGGAGGGTTTGATGGGACTTTACAGAGGATGGGGTGCAAGTTGTTTAAAAGTCATGCCTTCCTCTGGAATCACTTGGATGTTTTATGAAGCTTGGAAAGATATATTAATTGCCGACAAACGGCTTGTATAA